A single Cryomorphaceae bacterium DNA region contains:
- a CDS encoding glycosyltransferase, with protein MIVISILWTALFIYLGFSVIYFHLFSWGALFPLKDPSPVDDLKRKYAVLIPGYKEDAVIVSVAEAALKQDASKEWYDVIVIADSFQSETLQRLAALPIKVVEVEFEVSTKSKALNKAMEVVGDDYDVAVILDADNVMEEDFLRRIDAQFDLGFTVVQGHRVAKNTGTAMAQLDAISEEVNNSVFRKGHRVFGLSSALIGSGMAFDYAFFKDIMARIKAIGGFD; from the coding sequence ATGATCGTCATCTCTATCTTATGGACGGCCCTTTTCATTTATCTCGGTTTTTCCGTGATCTATTTCCACCTATTCTCTTGGGGCGCTCTTTTCCCACTCAAGGACCCATCTCCAGTTGATGACTTAAAGCGAAAATATGCCGTACTGATTCCCGGGTACAAGGAAGATGCCGTCATCGTATCCGTAGCAGAAGCCGCGTTGAAACAGGACGCAAGTAAGGAGTGGTATGACGTCATAGTCATTGCCGATAGTTTTCAGTCCGAAACCCTTCAGCGATTAGCTGCGCTTCCTATTAAGGTAGTCGAAGTTGAATTCGAGGTAAGTACCAAATCCAAAGCCTTGAACAAAGCTATGGAGGTCGTTGGTGACGACTACGATGTTGCTGTGATCCTAGATGCAGATAACGTGATGGAAGAAGACTTCCTCCGGCGCATTGATGCTCAATTTGATCTCGGGTTTACGGTTGTCCAAGGACACCGCGTCGCCAAAAATACCGGCACTGCCATGGCGCAGCTTGACGCCATTTCTGAAGAAGTAAACAACAGTGTCTTTAGGAAAGGACACCGCGTATTTGGCTTGAGCAGCGCGCTCATTGGATCTGGAATGGCCTTTGATTACGCATTTTTCAAGGATATCATGGCCCGAATTAAGGCCATAGGAGGGTTCGATTAA
- a CDS encoding glycosyltransferase family 2 protein: MPTTPPKVAIITVNFNQTEATEELLRSLRAFPYTELEIWVVDNGSGENPSELVERFPEIKYIRSDLNLGFAGGNNLAVTAAEADYYFFINNDTEVTEGLIERLVEDLEQHPDWGGVSPRILYHHTPDTLQYAGATKMHPLKIGNESLGYMEKDSESFHKIVPTEFLHGAAMMIRGSVIKQVGPMDDVFFLYYEEYDWCERIKRAGYPLYVDGRVAIYHKESLSTGKASPLKTYYLTRNRRLWARRNQTGVTKVLSGLYFYLVVIPKNLLKFTISREFKHLKATWQAATWNLSHRA, translated from the coding sequence TTGCCAACTACACCACCTAAGGTCGCGATAATCACCGTCAATTTCAATCAGACGGAGGCAACTGAAGAATTGCTTCGCAGTTTGAGGGCCTTTCCATATACTGAACTAGAGATTTGGGTGGTGGACAATGGATCCGGTGAAAATCCATCTGAGCTGGTCGAACGATTCCCGGAAATTAAATACATCCGTTCCGACCTGAACCTAGGGTTTGCAGGGGGAAATAATCTAGCGGTAACTGCAGCAGAAGCCGATTACTACTTTTTCATCAACAACGATACAGAGGTCACTGAAGGTCTCATCGAAAGACTTGTCGAGGATCTCGAGCAGCATCCGGATTGGGGAGGGGTCAGTCCGAGAATTCTTTACCACCATACACCGGACACGTTGCAGTATGCGGGAGCCACCAAAATGCACCCACTAAAAATTGGAAATGAAAGCCTAGGCTACATGGAAAAGGACTCGGAGTCCTTTCATAAAATTGTTCCCACGGAATTCTTGCACGGTGCAGCCATGATGATTCGGGGTTCTGTCATTAAGCAAGTCGGGCCCATGGATGATGTGTTCTTTCTGTACTACGAAGAATATGATTGGTGTGAGCGAATCAAAAGGGCCGGTTATCCTCTATACGTTGACGGACGTGTGGCCATCTATCACAAAGAATCTCTGAGTACAGGAAAAGCGAGTCCTCTAAAAACCTATTACCTTACTCGGAACCGCCGTTTGTGGGCGCGAAGGAATCAAACAGGAGTCACCAAGGTCCTTAGTGGGTTGTATTTCTACCTTGTGGTCATTCCAAAGAATTTGCTGAAATTCACCATATCCCGCGAGTTCAAGCACCTCAAAGCAACTTGGCAAGCGGCCACCTGGAACTTAAGTCATCGAGCATGA
- a CDS encoding glycosyltransferase family 4 protein: MRIGIEAQRIFRPKKHGMDMVALEMIRQLQKIDSENEYFIFVKPDEDRCWEPSENFHLVELTGSYPVWEQIKLPKKAKELKLDVLHCTSNTAPVRNSVPLIVTLHDIIFLEKNNLMTKGFTWYQKLGNVYRRWVVPAILPKAKKVITVSNFEKDRIGRQLGLKDNQLVAVYNGVGDHFKPVREENEQRRVREKYGLPDQYIFFFGNTDPKKNTPRTLRAYVDYCRENEHPLPLVIGDYARELVENLLKEHSASDLMGQFIFPGYILNTDMPAILTMADVLLYPSLRESFGIPILEGMACETPVLTSRAASMPEVAGEAALLVDPNEQKEISDGLKRLLEDQALRADLIARGVERAREFSWRNTAKSVLELYHQLK; this comes from the coding sequence ATGAGGATAGGTATTGAAGCACAACGCATATTCCGTCCCAAAAAACACGGAATGGACATGGTGGCCTTGGAAATGATCCGCCAACTCCAAAAAATTGACTCGGAGAACGAGTATTTCATTTTTGTCAAGCCCGATGAAGACCGTTGTTGGGAGCCTTCGGAGAACTTTCACTTGGTAGAATTGACGGGGTCATATCCCGTTTGGGAGCAGATCAAGCTTCCCAAAAAAGCCAAAGAACTAAAGCTCGATGTGCTTCACTGCACGTCGAATACAGCCCCTGTGAGAAACTCCGTTCCGCTGATTGTCACCTTGCACGACATTATCTTTCTAGAAAAGAATAACCTAATGACCAAGGGATTTACTTGGTATCAGAAACTCGGCAATGTTTACCGCCGTTGGGTGGTTCCAGCCATCTTGCCGAAGGCAAAAAAAGTGATCACGGTAAGCAATTTCGAAAAAGACCGGATCGGCAGACAGTTGGGCTTGAAGGATAACCAACTCGTGGCGGTTTACAATGGAGTAGGCGATCACTTTAAACCTGTTCGTGAAGAAAACGAGCAACGGCGCGTCCGAGAGAAGTATGGATTGCCGGATCAGTACATTTTCTTTTTTGGGAATACGGACCCCAAGAAGAACACCCCTCGAACGCTGCGGGCCTACGTAGATTATTGCCGTGAGAATGAGCATCCGCTTCCTCTGGTGATTGGGGATTACGCCCGGGAGCTCGTAGAGAATCTTTTGAAGGAGCACTCGGCATCTGATCTTATGGGGCAGTTCATTTTTCCCGGCTACATCCTGAACACCGATATGCCAGCCATTCTCACTATGGCAGACGTTCTCCTGTATCCCAGCCTCCGCGAGAGCTTTGGTATTCCCATTCTCGAAGGGATGGCTTGCGAAACTCCAGTACTCACGTCACGGGCTGCGAGCATGCCCGAGGTCGCCGGTGAGGCCGCCTTGCTGGTAGATCCCAATGAGCAAAAAGAGATTTCTGATGGTCTAAAGCGGCTTCTTGAGGATCAGGCCCTACGGGCCGATTTAATTGCTCGAGGCGTTGAAAGAGCCCGTGAATTCTCTTGGCGCAATACGGCGAAATCTGTTCTTGAACTCTATCATCAATTGAAGTAA